CTGGGGCCTTCAGTGTCGATGCCGTCACTAAAGGATGCTCAAATTAGTACCAGTTACATCCCAGGAGACCTGTTATATGTATGTCATAAACGGAAGATGCCAgggctgcagggatggctcagtggttaaggtcaccacatctggcagctcacagctgtgtgtgtatgtggtgaggTGGGGTGTGGAGGGCTAagatttttgttgtggtggtggtttacatttttattttatgtttatgtgtgtttgcctctctctctctctctctctctctctctctctctctgtgtgtgtgtgtgtgtgtgtgtgtgtgtgtaaaacacttgtatgcctggtgccctcaaagGCCCAAAGAGGGAATTGGCTTCCCTGGAACGGAAGTGAGTCAGTCATCATCAATGCAGGTACTGTGAATCAAagctgggtcctcttgaagagcagccagtgctcttaatctctaagccagttctctagcccccaaataaatatttaaaatgaaaatatgtttactTCATCTAACCTTCCGAACACCCTGGCCTACCAATGCTATAGAGCCCTGCAGGGCTGGCCATTTTCTCCTTGCGATGGTGTGGCTGACGAGCTGTGGTTCACTGCAGCTGCCTGGCATTGCTTGGCGGCCAGCACCACGCACCGAATTTGCACCACCTATCACTAAGCTAGGAAAGGATCCAAATTCACTATGTGAAGCATCGCTTCTGCTCAGTGGGTCCTGCGTTCCTACACTGACTCAGACCGTGGTGAGCCAAAGACTATCTGCGGTCCGGGTTACTTGCTGCATGCGGGAGATAGGGGGAAAAAATCCCGTAGGATTTTGAAGGGATAGATTGAAAAATCAAACCTTCTGAGTTTGGAAGAGGTAAGAGATGCTCAAGATTCTGTGGCCCTTTGGTAGTCCTTTGCTACTTGATCACAGAGATGATTTTGTCAACTTCGTGGGttcagaatcaccatggaaacatgcCTCTGAGCACCGTGAGAGTTCCTAGagtatttgaagtgggaagacctactCTGAATCTGGAGGGCAGCATTCCCTGGAATGGGTTCTGGaactgaaaacacaaaatcaaactgagtattgtcatcttttttttctgcttcctgattgcagaCACAAAGTGATCATCGGCCAGCCACCTCAAGATCCTGCTGCCAAATCTTCTCCACGCAGGACTGTACCCTGCAtgtgtgagctaaaataaatccgtTCTTCATTTGATGTGTCAGGGACCTGGTCAAAGCAGTGAGAAAAGTGAATAATCCAGCCACCATAGCCCACTGGCCACTAGACAGTCAGAGGCGATGGTGTGGATCTCTATACAAAGCCTGCCCGCGCCTGCCTGCGTAGCCGACATTTGTTCCATCGATTGATTGAGGACGTTAATTACAATTAACCTCGTCATCTGCCAGGCACCGCTTTAAGTCCTTAGCACGTCTGAATTCATTTCATCATTTCCCTATTTTGTAAATGCAAAACCCGGGGAGGGAAAGACTCTGTGACTGGTCAGTCACTATCTCCAGACTCTGTGCTTACAGTAAAGCTCTGGTTTGGGCTTGGAGGCACTCAAGCCTGGGGGCTCTCAACTACGCCGCTCTCGAACTGGTGCCGAGGTTTAGGTTAGAGGAGCCAAAGACCCCTGATACTGGCTACCCAGCAGTGCTGCCTGCCCACCACCTCCTAAGGGCAAGACAGCTGGGTTTCCTTGCAGCCAGGAGTATGTTTGGTCTCCTTGCACGATCCAGGACTAGGTAAACCCTCATCTGGCTTGGATGGGCCAAAGTAGTCTTGTCTTAGAGATTGAGACTGACTGACTCACAATGATTCATGGATATATATTAAACCAAGTCAGTAAAAACTCAAGGGACCTTAATGTCTGGGTGGTGTCCTTCTCTGTCCTTAGTTCATTTGCAAACATGGGCAGACTAGGAGGAGCGTGCATGAGGCTCCTGGTTTGCTCTCCAGTCccgggaagggggaggggggcacccGGCAGGCTTCTTTCTCTGTTTACATTTGAGTTTCTAGAGTCGCTGGTACGTTGGCTCATCCTCCCCGAGTGAGTTCACTCAGCAATGATGTTGGCAGAATCCCATCTGAATGGCTTCAGCCTTTCTCAGCAAGCTAAGAGTGGCAAGTACAGCAGTGTGTATTTTTGTGGGGCATCGTCAGGCACCAATATTAAACTCAGGGTAGTCATGAGGAACTCAGCTTGGGGCTCCTAAGTCAGCACACTTGCATGCGTCTCAggtccttctcctccttttcatcctcggttggaagtgggggtggggtggatgaagaaaggaggcaggaaattgagcacacatccacacagaggTGAGGGTGGAGGTGGCGATGGTCTTTCCCAAactttgattttactttttttttcttttgtgattataattacatttctcccttcctttccctgcctCTAAACCTTCCCGTATACCCATttgctctttcaaatccatgacctccTTTTCCATTGTTatggcatgcatacatgtatatgcatatacatctatattcctaaatataacctgtgtCGCCGTCGGTTTAATGTTACGAGGTAACCAAtggatgtgctcttccctggggaggactgtttctcccactctcaacattccttagttgcctgtgttctttgtgtagggtggaGGCCTCAAGGGCTTTTCCCATCCACTTTGTCATGCCTATTAGTGTTGTCATGTTGGTAgtttaggtagtcatgttggtgggactttatgggtgtagtttctgacatttctagtggtatggtttgaaagaaaatggcccccaaacagagtggcactattaggaggtgtggccttgttggaggaagtgtgtcactgtggaggcaggttttgaggtctcatatatgctcaagccacacccagtgaggcAGGCCACTTCCTATGGCCTGagcaagatatagaactctcagctacctctccagcaccatatctgcctgcacaccaccatgtcccaccataatggactgaccctctgaaactgtaggcagtcaccccaattaaatgttttcctttataagagttgccatggtcatggtgtctctgcacagcaatagaaaccctaactaagacactgagacacaatctcacagaaaattcCCTCATCCTCTAGCTCACAACCTTTTTTGTCCccttttctgcaatgttccccGAGCCTGAGGTGtgagagtgttttgtagatgtgtcccCATTGAGACTGGGCTCCATGACTTGGCGTTTTGATCTGTAGATGCTTTCTGTAACTGTCTCCCTCTGTTgcaagaagtttccttgatgaagggtgaacACTACACTCATCTGTGGCTGtaagacaaatatttaaaatgcagttaatgattatgctggtttagtgaaGCAGTTCTAAATTCTCCTTAAATAACCTTGACTTCCAGTGAGTAGCTGCCCAGGTTTCCAGTACCCTGCATGGTTTTCCTCTTGTTCaacaggtcttaaatccaattagagagctgttggttacccccaagACCTGTGCGCTACTACAGCACCCTTACGGTTATTATGCCATGCTGACCATTGATGGGGTTCACAGGCTTCAGAGCCCAGTAGGATGGCTGTTTgcctctcctttggaagcttgcatggtaccttctgtttccatgaaagctagtcccctGGAGGAGCATTCAGCTCAGTCCCAGCTTAGGGGCCCCTGGGCCCTGTTTCTCAAGTGCATGATGTCTCCTGCAATAAGAacttaccttctacctctgggggtgggggccaaCCAAGAAGAAtagcaataggctgtatgttGTGGGAGTCTCTTGGGTAGCtgaatttgagacagggtctctctagccTTGGCAgtcctagaacttgttatgtagatcaGAATGGCCACAAAGTCACAAAGATccatgtttctgcctcctgaatgctgggataggTATGCACCGTCATGCCCACCTAATTGTATTacattgtgtgtgcatacatgtgtgtcatGGCCTGTGTCCTCTGAGTAGGAGTCagtaggtcccagggatggaactctggCTGTTAAGACTtgatggcaggtgcctttacacactgagccatctctatggcCCCTTTAGAACTTTAAATTCACTGGCACAGAAATAATCTACTCAGTGTCCTCTGAGTACACCTGACCCTGAACCCTAAAGGCATCTAGGAACCCAATCTGACGGGAGAGACCTAGTCCTATCCAGCTTGATGATTCAGAAGTGTCAAATCAAGATAATTCCATGACTCTCCGAGCACATTTCCAATCCCCAGTGACCGGGACTCCACACAGCACTTTGTTTGACAGTGAGAACTGGCTTTCTTGTGCGCTTGTTAACTATCTCAGCCCCATGGTGATGCCTGCGGCCAGGGGAGTTACACACTACTGATGTAGCAATGTTGACAGCATGATCTGAAGAGATCTAGCAAGCATATTCCACTACCTAATCCAACAGCCCTGAGCTCTCCCATGTTTCAGCTAAAAAGAGACCAAGACTCGCTCTCTCAGGAGTCAAGCAAATCCCAGAACTGCCTCAGAAATTCATCTATCATTCGACTGAAGTCAGGAATAatcttttcctgtgttttcatgtgcatgtacacaccccTGTGAAGAGGCCAAGAGGTCAAAATGGGGTGTTGCCCTCAACTGTTCTTACCTCattaatgagacagggtctctctctgagcctggagctcactggctcaGCAAGCCTGGCTGACTAGTGAGGCCTAGGCAtcctcttctccacctccctaagCACCGGGATGAGAGGCCTGTGAGGCTATCTGAGCCCAACTTTTTATATATGGATCCTCGCTTCAcccgctgagctacatccctagtcctGGAACAACCTCGATGCTATCTGCCACTCTTCAAACTTTTAGAAATCACAAAAACCATCTTGAGAGTTATATAATCACTTTATTTCCACCCCTCCCCTGAAATGTAACATTAAAGCCATTCCAGCACACAGATAGTCCTAAGGCTCCTCGCACATCTCATTTTAGCTAAAGTTAGATATTTCAGTAATGAGATGAAGATTATCCCATCGAAATGGCAATACATCTCAAAACCGGGTTCCATCTTCCTGTAACTCTCTGCCTATCTCCCCAAACCCCTCTAGTCCAGGGCTACAGAAAGACAGCTCACAGCCATGGCTAACTCACCGTACCCATGCACAGAAAGTCCGCTCACACAAGCAGCGGGGTTAGACTTCGGAAAcaggcaattttttttatttatatggataATACAGAAGAAATCCCCCTTTGTTAGTGCTCTACCTCCACCCCAAGTTACAACATACCAAGCGGCTATGGATAATAAGAACCAACTGCGGCAAGTCCTGCAGTGCATGCAACTTAAAAGTCTCGACGGCACACTGTCGGTCGCAAGGCTCCACGTGGACACTAGGGAGCCGCTGGATTATTGGCAGCCGGGTCGGCTGTGCCGCTGGGATTTGGAGGCGGGGCTGCTTTGGCTTCTAGCTGTTGGCTTTCAGTTTGTGGATCTTCAGGGTTTTTCTTATCCTGGTCAGCTGCCCCGGCACCCATGCCTATGATTTCCTGTAGTGGCTGCTCCGACGCCAAGTTGCTGGGCTGGAGTTCATAGACTTGTACTTGACCTGGGACGTCGATTGCCTTCTGCTCGAGTTTTTCCAAGATGGTCTGAACCTTCCTGACGCCATCTCTCCTGGCCTGGCGCACATCAGCTCGCCCTTCAGGGTCTACAGAATCCAGGGCCAGCAGCTCTTTGGTCAGGTACTCTTCGATCATCAGGTACTTTTTATCAGTCTTCTTGCCTTCGAAGTTGTCTACGGCCTGCTCCAGCCCTTGCACCTTCTCCAGGATGGCTTCCACCTTCAGCACCCCTGGGTGTTTAGCAGGGGCTTCCGCTGCTTCTCCTGGTTTGGGGGAAGCCGCTTCCGCGGGGGCGGGGCTCGGGGCCGCCTTCTGTTCAGCAGCCACATTCTTGGGGGACGAAGGGACAGCTgagggggcagggctgggagaaGGACAAGGAATTGGGGCCGAGGAGACCTTGACTTCCACCTTCTCAGCAGGAGGAGGTGGCTTCTGGGACACAGGCTTAGAGTCTGCCTCCTTGCGGATGACTTGAATGGGGATGTGTCCAGGAGGGAGATCTGGTCCAGCTGGGCCTGGcttactttctgttttgttttccggTTGGGTGGCAGGTGAAGGTTCTCGATGGGTCATGGGCTGCTGAGAAAAGAGGGCACAAACTTTTAATGGCTGTCTGAAGCAATAATTTATAGCTAATACCAAACAGTAAGAGAACCGGAGATAACTGTTTTTATTGAGCGTGTGTGTGCAGGCTCTTGTGCCacggtgtgcatgtgggtgttaGAGGACAACTAGCAGAGTTCTATCCTCCCACCATTCCGTGAGTTCCGGGAACTGAGCTCAGTCTGCCCGGCTTGCACAGCATGCTCCTCTCTATCCACTGAGCTTAGAAAATAACTTTCataagaaagattttttaaaaaatttttatttatgtatatgtgatctgcatgtatgtcttgtgCCCTTTTTTAAGGTCAGCCAAAAGCCAAATTACAAACTGGGTATTAATCGTGTAGGTGACCAAATTATTTGCTAAGCTTCAGTGATCATCTTATTTCCTAGTTATTTCCTGTAGATGATCTTCTGtaattctcaaaaatgaaacgGCATGCTGGCTGCTCATGGGGTTTGCTCAGGAGTACTTTCTGAGTGACTCCGACTCAGGCTGCGGCCAGAGGCACTGCCTCAGGTCCAGCATGGGTGACCTTTCAAACACCTGTTCCAGACTTATAACAGCCTAGTGGTTTCTGCTCagaccagttttttgtttgtttctttgtttttgagaataaGCAAGATGCTTACAATAGTGAGCCCTGGAGGAATTTGGCCCCGGACAATGATGATACAATACCTCTCCTGGCATCTGGCTACAGTTCTTCCAGTGACTGGAGGTCAaggtcatatttttaaaaatgaactatgCTCCAAATGGAAACTGAGTAGGGCTCTTCTAGCATCTAAATGAATAGCTGGATTCTAAAATCCTCACATGCTCCAGTTTCATCAGCTGGGAAGAAATGCTGCACTATTCTCATCCCaagtaaaaaatacaaattctacTTTAATGTACAGATAAGTCAAATCCTTGGATGCTCTAAAAATGGTTCGTTGAACAAGCTATAAGAGAGGCCAACGAGATCAAGGTCAATAGAGGTCAAACTGGGGTTAAATGCTCCCTCACCGACTCCAGGAAACATGGGGCAGGCTGGAGGGGAATTCTCACTACAAATGGTCCCTCTTTCCTAGGATTGCTAAATCCAGGTATAGATCCTGAGTGGCAGGGCTATCTCATTGGCAAGCTATTTTTCCACCAAATGCCTTTTGCCCAACATCAGCCCTCACCACTTATCATGCCTCCACGCTGCCACCCCCCACTCTGGGCTTTAAAAGCAGTGGAAGGCTGTGTAAGGAGAAACACTTAGCAAAGGGCGTCCTGTGCTCTTCAGAAATGTCAAGGTCATGAAAGCATTGAGAGGCTGGGAAACAGTTCCAGAGACTAAAGGGAAGTGACGTCCGAAGGCCGGGTTTCCAATCCTGGATCAGATCCCCAGATGGGAAAGAGCTGGGAAGGAAATCTGAAGAGCGGGCAGTACACTGGATAATGCTGCTCAAGAATATTACATTTCTGGAATCTGGCCAATCTACTACGGTTGTGCTTCTTGGGAAAAATATTTGCTGAAGTATTCAGGAGTCAAGGGGCGTGTTATTCGCAAGTACTTCTTGTGCAGTTAAAAAGTAGACGATACAgagaaagaagggacagaaaatCAGAGCAGCCAGCAttgacggggtgggggtggggtgagggggtggtaCTGGGGGTGTAACTCAGTTGCCAGTGTTTGACTGGTgtgtgaaaggccctgggtttgatagcAGCACCACATGAACCCAACACAGTGGTAcaccctgtaaccccagcactagaggaatagaaacaggaagaccagagttcggatccccagaggTCACTGTAACAGCTTAGATGGGTGTGGCGGACcatcagtaatcccagcactccagaggcagagataagggatccccaaagcaagagaagATGGCTAGCTAGATTAGTTATACCAGCAAGCTCTGCATTcgagtgagagatcctgcctcagcatACAAGGTAGAGAGCGGAAGAGACCCCATGGCAAGCATGGACCTCCACAAGGGCCTGCACGCCTGTACATTCGCAAATCCTGTGTCCTATCCATGCATgcgtgcacaccacacacatgcagaaacagCCAAGAGATGATGAGGGGTTTCTGTTTCAGGGACTTAGATAATAGCACTGTTCGTAGGAGAttggtttccttttaaaaactgataaTAATTCAGCTTCTCATGTTGCAGCCGGAGGAGGCCAAGGACACCGAGTGTCCTGCCTCTAAGCCACACGCTGTTCAGTTTCAATAACACCTCGCCCCAGCTTCCTGGGAGGATGCGCAGGATTGCACCCATGACCTCCACCAGACCGTGATGGCTTTCCCCTACTGCCTGCCAGTGCACCAGCCAAGGACCACAGCACCCTCCTGTAAAGGGCAGAGAATGTGTCAGACATGGGCCCCTGTTGTCAGGCTCAGAGCTAAGAGGGCCATGTGGTATGCACAGAATAATCAGGGGCTGGCCCCTGAGTGACTCACACGAGACACTGGGGAGAAaggagctggctttggggaacagACTAGCTGGGTCAAGCCcttggagggcagggaggagagggtcTGCACTGGTGCTTTATGGAACAGACCCAGCCTGAGCAAACTCCCAGAGGGATCAAGAGAATGGCTTGTAGAACAGAGAGGGGGAAACAGCATATCTCTTAAATTGGAGACCACGCTGTGGTTGGAGTGAGTGTGGGGGCATGGGGAGACCAGGAAAGGTGTGGTGAGGAACATGATCCTAGGAGTCAAGAGTGACGACCCTGAGTGAGAGCATTACATTACCCCTCTGCCCCTAGAGTTGCTGCACTGGGAAGCAATCAGCTGAGCAAAAACTGTGGAAAGTACCGAAGGTTCAACAGTCTCtgtgctgtgtttgttttttttttcatcaaggACCGGCAACTTCTAGAACTCTGCTTTTCTCTAGCCACGCCTATGCTCACCAGGCAGCACCTTGAGGAAGGCCAGGGCGCCTGCCGAAGCCCTCTGCCTGCTAGAGCCATCTGAGTTTCTGTCCACCACTGCCGCTCCGTACCTGAGGCCTGTCAACCACCGTGTGCACGCGGATGGGTGACGGGGAGTGAACTGGTGTGCCGCTTCTGGCCGGGGAGCCTTCCCGGCTGGACGCACCACGGACCTGTGACCTGAAGGGGGATGCTGCCCGGAGCGGCCGGGGTTCCCAGTCGTCCCCCTGGATCTTGTGGTACACGGGCTGGTGGGTCTGGTATTCACCCTGCTGAGCTGGGTAGTGGGTCTTCTGGGCTTGGTGGAAGGAGGGCTGGGCTGCTGGCCGGGTGATGTTCTGCTCGTGTATCACAGGGATGGGTATGTAGCCCCGGGGGAGCTGGTGGCTACCCAGACTGCTCCTGCCGGAGGAGGGCAGGCTGgccgaggaggaagaggaggagcagtcAGAGGCAGCTGGAGACTGAGACCGCTGCAAGAGAAAAAGGGCGCCATTAATGACCCTCCTGCCCTGGCACTCCGAATACCCATCAGGTATCACAGAACACATTTCCCAAAGCCTTCCCGTGTGAGGATAAGGGCTGTGTGTGTCCCTCTGTGAGGGAGCAAGTGCTCAGTGTGTTTGGGGCCCTGGTTTCCATCTCCGGTGGTACCACCTCACTTAACACATGCAGCGCTGAGACCaagagggctgggaatgtagctccctgggagagcacttgcctagcacgcacaaggCTCTCAGGAGCGCTGAAATGAAAAGGCCCGGGTTCAAACACTTGGAAGCTCAGTTCTCCGAGCCTCACCTGAAATGTGGGAAAAAGACGGCCTGCCTGCACACCTCACAGGGTTGCTTTCCGGATTAACCGAATGCATCTGTGCACAAGCCTTGGCAGGCAGCAGTGTGCACAGGAAGGGCGTGCTCCACTGTGCTTGCCGTCACGTCTCCTCACTTCCTCTCAGCCTCTTGTTGGAGAATGCAGCGGAGCACCTGGGAGCTGCCTGCGTCTTCGAGCAGGCCAGATCCCTCTCTCTTCTAATCTACCTTCTAGAAAGTGAAGGCAGCGGCTCTTCAGGCGGCTCACGACTCAGAGCCTTTGTTAGCTTAAATCTTCTAAGCGCTCTGACCAATGTGCTGTTTTGACTGACATACAGTTTAAAACAAGCCTAGGAACCACATCTCCAAGGAAGGGGAGAGACCTCCGGGATCCCACCTCAGCTATGACTTCTTCTCCCCCCAGGATGGTAAAGTTGAACAGACGTAGGAGTCCAGAGGCAATCGGGACACCGATACAATCAGGAAATGGGGGCCTCACACTCAAGATGAGCTGAAGACAGGAGGACGAAGAGGCCCTAACCGCTTAGGAACCCTACCAGATCTGCGGGCCTCAGCTCAGAACCAGATGAGCTGCCGTCTCTCACCATTAACACACCTCGCCGTGCCGAGCGTCAGGGCTCGAGCCCAAGTCTAAAGCTGTTGCCCTTCTGACTTCAGCTGCGTTTCCTTTCGCGGCAcactctgaagacagagatgcTGTTCTGAGTtcctcccgggggggggggggggtcccaatGGCTGCTGGAAGGGCTGAACAGAATAACTGGGGGCTCTCTCTGAAACAGAGAGCCCAGTGCGAATAAAGAGCGCTGCTGACCTAGGAGGCCAGgcagctgctgcagctggtcTACCTCTACCTCGACACGGTTTTGACCATGCAGTTGCCATCCCGGCGTCAATTCTTTCACTACAAAAATAAGCCCGGCCACCTGAGAAACACAGGTGTAAGGTGGAGGGAACAAGGAGCCTGCCAGACCGTCTCTGCCTCGGAGAAACACTGATGTGGCGGGCCGGGCCCTGAGCCCAGCGGGAGCCAGGTCTCTTACCTCAGGTCCATGGGCAGCCGGGGGCTGAGCGGCTGCAGCTGTGGGCGCCTGTCCACACTGTTTATCTGGCTGGGTGGCTTCTGTCACGCCGCCACGCAACGGGGACTGGGACCTCTGAGGAGCAGCCGCTGCCGCCTCAGTTCGAAATCGCTGCACCCCGGGCTGGGAGTAGGCATGGGAGAGGTGTGGCTGCCGATTTTCAGAGCCTTCGTGGAGGACGGGAATGGGAATGTAGCCTGGTCGGAGCTGGGGGTATATGGGGTGGCCTTCTCTGgtgggcagcagcctggagccTTCCCGGGAAGGGCCATTGGCAGAGGATGCAGATTCCTAAAATAAAGTAAGGAGAAACAAAGACCGGTTagaaacagggcagggacctgagCAGGAAAGGTTGTGCAGACACTTGTGCGGGAGTGACGCGGGCTTCCGAGGTCACACAGGCTGGCTGAGCACAGGGCACAGGCAGCCCACGGGCTCTGCTTTGTCcgaactcccagagactgctCTGTGATCAACAGTTTAAGATtcaggggtgctgggaatggtggtgcacgcctttagtcccaggacctgggaggcagaagggagCAGATCTCTGgctttgaggccatcctggtctacacagtatgttccaggctagcccaggTTATATAATAAAACCTGTCtcgggagggggaaaaaaagatgaggTGCATCtggaagtcaaagtatcactttGAAGCACAAGCGGAGTCTCGCTCTCCCACAGTGGTGAGACGGGTTTTTTTCTGGGcgacaggcaggcagcagggtaGGACACAGACAGCAGCTAACTGCCCTTGCAGATCTTCAGAGACTGAGGCCAGGAGGTGATCCCAGGAAGACTCAGCTCCAGTTACCAAACTGCACCAGACTTCTCAGCTTCTGTTAAAGCTCTCACCCACAGTTTGTATTTGATCCAAGCACAGGACCTAACTTGACAATCTTTCTggagaagcatgtgtgtgtgtgtgtgtgtgtgtgtgtgtgtgtgtgtgtgtgtgtgtgtgtgtgtgtacacgcgtgtGTCAGGGGCTAGCTCCTTGGAAACATTTTGAGAACAAGCTGCAAGAGAGGGATACAGAGGAATGCAGAAGTggtacaagaagaaaacaaaaccagggaTTAATGGGCCGGTCTCACAAGGCCAGCTCACCAGAGTCTCTGCCTGGCCAGACTTCAGAGCAAGGCTCCTGAACTTTCTCCTCAGCTCAGCTGTGCACTTCCTTATAAAATCCAGTTACTGCAAAAGAGCAGCTGAGCCAGGTCAACCAgagtccccccgcccccccgcccacCACAGTGGCCGTCCGATCAGgttcccagctctgccctggctTCTGTCCTCCCCACGAGATGTCGGGGCGCCCTTGGCTTGTAAGAATCCCGCTAGGTGAGTTTGGTCAGGACCCCCTTGGCCTCTGACCAGCTTTCTCTTTGGAGTCACTTTCTAGGCACATGTCCCACCCTGTGCCTTGTCTGTGCTCGGCGGGGCGCTGCGCTCATCTCTCCCCACAGCAGCAGCCTTGGTCCTATCTCAGTGGTCCCCATAACCTCTTCCTTGCCATGTTCTAACAAGTTCCATAGAACATTTCCCCCTTCAACACAGTAAACCCTGCTTGGGCCGGGAGCAGTTGGGGGTCCTTCTCACGTCCTCTCACAAAGTTGTCTCTTTAGAGGCCTGGCTATTTTGGGACCCTTGAGAAGGCCAAGTTCCAGATGTACCTCTGGGGAAGATCTTATTTCAGACACCGAGGCCAGCCAGCCACTCACTGGGCAATGACATCTCTCTCCAATCAGCGGCGGTGCAATTTGGCCTCCGACCGTCTCCCGAGAAGAGTCCTTCCTCAGAGGATAGGAGCTGTGCTGTGTCTCCTGCTCATCTCCAAGTAGGTCGGTATTTAGGAGAGTGAGCCTTCCTCAGCAAAGCAGTGCTCTGAATGGCCAACCAATGCCTAAAGCCGGGAACCTGTGAGCTCAGAGTGGAATTTCTACAGCTGCAGAACTGGGCAAAAGCCAAGGACAGCCCCTCACGATTGATTTGCGTTTTGAGTGAAAAGGCCGCTAATTCTGCcatgttttatatttacatacaGGTCTGGACACCAGGTGGCTGGCCCTGGAATGTGGCCTTTTCAGGCTCATCCACTGCCTCTCTCCTGCTGAGACCTTGCCCCTGGAGGGCCTCCAAAATACAGAAAAGGCAAGGGTGTCACTGTGTCCTTGGGGAGAGGGGCAGACAGGCACTTGGTACTCTCAGATTAGAATACCCACGTGCTCAGGACATCAGCATTATTTTAGCCTGCTTAACTCTCGGGTCACTCAAGAGCTGGGAGTAGATCCAGGCCTCACAGAACCCAGTTCTGGCCATGAGGCATGCACCATAGGGAGCTGGCAGGAGACAACAAAGAAGCCTGCTCTAACATGTTTTCTAGGCAATGTGTTCACTCACTGGGGCAGGCACCCTTCTTTGCAGCTGAAATCAGGTTTTGCATCGTCCTGTCACATGTTTTGGGGACCGCCTGCAACTTATTGTTTCTTCTGGCATC
The sequence above is drawn from the Peromyscus leucopus breed LL Stock chromosome 1, UCI_PerLeu_2.1, whole genome shotgun sequence genome and encodes:
- the Bag3 gene encoding BAG family molecular chaperone regulator 3 isoform X1, whose protein sequence is MSAATQSPVMQMASGNGAGDRDPLPPGWEIKIDPQTGWPFFVDHNSRTTTWNDPRVPPEGPKESASSANGPSREGSRLLPTREGHPIYPQLRPGYIPIPVLHEGSENRQPHLSHAYSQPGVQRFRTEAAAAAPQRSQSPLRGGVTEATQPDKQCGQAPTAAAAQPPAAHGPERSQSPAASDCSSSSSSASLPSSGRSSLGSHQLPRGYIPIPVIHEQNITRPAAQPSFHQAQKTHYPAQQGEYQTHQPVYHKIQGDDWEPRPLRAASPFRSQVRGASSREGSPARSGTPVHSPSPIRVHTVVDRPQQPMTHREPSPATQPENKTESKPGPAGPDLPPGHIPIQVIRKEADSKPVSQKPPPPAEKVEVKVSSAPIPCPSPSPAPSAVPSSPKNVAAEQKAAPSPAPAEAASPKPGEAAEAPAKHPGVLKVEAILEKVQGLEQAVDNFEGKKTDKKYLMIEEYLTKELLALDSVDPEGRADVRQARRDGVRKVQTILEKLEQKAIDVPGQVQVYELQPSNLASEQPLQEIIGMGAGAADQDKKNPEDPQTESQQLEAKAAPPPNPSGTADPAANNPAAP
- the Bag3 gene encoding BAG family molecular chaperone regulator 3 isoform X2 → MSAATQSPVMQMASGNGAGDRDPLPPGWEIKIDPQTGWPFFVDHNSRTTTWNDPRVPPEGPKESASSANGPSREGSRLLPTREGHPIYPQLRPGYIPIPVLHEGSENRQPHLSHAYSQPGVQRFRTEAAAAAPQRSQSPLRGGVTEATQPDKQCGQAPTAAAAQPPAAHGPERSQSPAASDCSSSSSSASLPSSGRSSLGSHQLPRGYIPIPVIHEQNITRPAAQPSFHQAQKTHYPAQQGEYQTHQPVYHKIQGDDWEPRPLRAASPFRSQVRGASSREGSPARSGTPVHSPSPIRVHTVVDRPQPMTHREPSPATQPENKTESKPGPAGPDLPPGHIPIQVIRKEADSKPVSQKPPPPAEKVEVKVSSAPIPCPSPSPAPSAVPSSPKNVAAEQKAAPSPAPAEAASPKPGEAAEAPAKHPGVLKVEAILEKVQGLEQAVDNFEGKKTDKKYLMIEEYLTKELLALDSVDPEGRADVRQARRDGVRKVQTILEKLEQKAIDVPGQVQVYELQPSNLASEQPLQEIIGMGAGAADQDKKNPEDPQTESQQLEAKAAPPPNPSGTADPAANNPAAP